DNA from Sulfurimonas gotlandica GD1:
ATTTTATTTTACTTTTGCTACAAGGTTAGCGTAGTCTAATGGGCTTTGCTCATTAGGCGTTATTTAATGTATTTTAACTCCAAGAGCTTATTGTATATTTTTGAAACAATCTCACCAGCTGCGGCACCACCATGCCCGCCATGCTCAACCATAGCTAAAACAACATACTGAGGGTTTTTGTATGGTCCATAAGAAGTAAACCAGGCATGAGAACGGTTGTAGTATGACATTTCATGTTCTAACACCCTGTCTTCAATATCTTGTAAAATTGTTACAACCTGAGCAGTTCCCGTCTTACCAGCAATACTTACCTTCGAGCTTAAATACTGTGTCGCTGTTCCTTTTGGATAATTACAAACTTCATACATCGCTTGTTGTATTAAAGGAAGTTTCTTCAACTCTTCTTCAGTAAGTACTTCTTGTACTAAAGGTTGATATGGTTTAGTGCCTATAGATTTCGCAAAGTGAGGAGTTGGCAGTTTAGACGTTGCCATAAGAGCAGTAAACTGAGCAATCTGCATAGGGGTAACAAGAAAATCACCCTGACCTATTGAAGTATTAACCGTTTCACCAATAAACCAAGGTCTGTTGTACCTTTTTCTTTTCCAATCTCTTGAAGGGACCACACCTATAAACTCATTAGGCAAATCAACTCCTGTTTTTTTGCCAAGACCATATCTCATAAGACCTTCGCTCATCTTCTTTATACCGACTTGAAGGCTTCCTTTATAGAAAAAATCATCACAACTCTCTCTTATAGCTTTCTTTATACCTGTTATTCTATGTCCATCTTTTTTCCAACATCTAAATACACGTTTACCAAGTGGCATAGAAGATCTACAATCAACGGTCCAAGTTTTATCAATATCGGTTGTTATATAGAGTAGTCCTAAACCGGTTTTAATGGTTGAGCCTGGAGGATAGAGACCGTTTACGAGCTTGTTCGTGAACGGTTTGTCCAAACTTTTTGAAAGTTTATTCCATACTTCATGAGAGATTCCTGATACAAACGTATTTAAATCATACTCTGGAAAGCTACTAGCAGCAAGAATAGCACCATCAACGCCCATCACAATAACTGCGCCGGCCTTTTTATCAAAAAGAGAGGATACATATTTTTGAAACTCTATATCGATGCTAAGGGTGAGCTTTCTATCTTCATTTGCGCCGACATAAGAAAGCTCTTCTATCTCCTGATTATTAGCATTTACTTTTATTTCCCTTTCTCCTGCTTCTCCTTGAAGATAAGTATTGTAATAATTTTCAATTCCTGTTTTACCCGTATAACCTATAAGTTCTAATAATTTATCATCTTTTATGTCTTTTTTGTTTGCACGGGACACATAGCCAATGGTATGTGAGCCAATATCTCCATATGGATAGTATCTCTTTGGAGCTGGAACAATATTTACGTTTTCTCTTAAACTAAGAACAGAATATACAGGCATAATATCTTCGTTAGAGATAAAATGAACTATATCTATATAGTTGTGATTATAGTAAGAGTCTTTTTTTATGTAGTCTGCAATCAACCTTTCTCTATTCAAATTAGGAAGTAGTTTAACTATATTGTCTATCTCTTCATTAAAAATCTTAATGTTTTTTTTCAAGCGCAGATGTGGACGAAGCTGTATCTTAAAACCTAGTTCGTTTATGGCTACAGGCCTGTTATTTCTATCTACAATTTCACCTCTAACTGGTGCTATTTTTTCACTTTTTATAGTATTTGAATGAGAAAGATTCTCGTAATACGTGTTTGATTCAACTGCAAGAAAAAACACTCTAACTATAAGAGTCAGCCAAGTTATAATAAATATAGCAAGGATAAATTTGATTTTCATAAAATACTCACTATAAAAAATTCAATTACTATATAGTAAATTATATAGTAATTAACATTTGGCATTGGAAGCAAAAAAATATTTGACAGCACTGATAAAAACAGGTAAAAGCCTACATAAGTAATTAAAACATATGATGCTTTAATACAAGAAGCGCAACCAAAATTCTTTTTTAACTTAGGTATTATAAACTTATAAATAAGTCCAAAATATATGATAGAGCTAAAAAGTGGATAACCCATTTGAGATTCTAAAATAACAAGACAAAAAGCAGTTAAAAATATGGCAATACTGTCTTCTCTTTTTAGCGCGTCTACAAAAAGTACAAA
Protein-coding regions in this window:
- the mrdA gene encoding penicillin-binding protein 2, which codes for MKIKFILAIFIITWLTLIVRVFFLAVESNTYYENLSHSNTIKSEKIAPVRGEIVDRNNRPVAINELGFKIQLRPHLRLKKNIKIFNEEIDNIVKLLPNLNRERLIADYIKKDSYYNHNYIDIVHFISNEDIMPVYSVLSLRENVNIVPAPKRYYPYGDIGSHTIGYVSRANKKDIKDDKLLELIGYTGKTGIENYYNTYLQGEAGEREIKVNANNQEIEELSYVGANEDRKLTLSIDIEFQKYVSSLFDKKAGAVIVMGVDGAILAASSFPEYDLNTFVSGISHEVWNKLSKSLDKPFTNKLVNGLYPPGSTIKTGLGLLYITTDIDKTWTVDCRSSMPLGKRVFRCWKKDGHRITGIKKAIRESCDDFFYKGSLQVGIKKMSEGLMRYGLGKKTGVDLPNEFIGVVPSRDWKRKRYNRPWFIGETVNTSIGQGDFLVTPMQIAQFTALMATSKLPTPHFAKSIGTKPYQPLVQEVLTEEELKKLPLIQQAMYEVCNYPKGTATQYLSSKVSIAGKTGTAQVVTILQDIEDRVLEHEMSYYNRSHAWFTSYGPYKNPQYVVLAMVEHGGHGGAAAGEIVSKIYNKLLELKYIK